The Cloeon dipterum chromosome X, ieCloDipt1.1, whole genome shotgun sequence genome includes a window with the following:
- the LOC135945550 gene encoding uncharacterized protein LOC135945550: MSDFEDDVLNSDADLDYEVCEEDEEALLADDQSTRNNQVTDARERIMQRSISKSSKAEEDWDEEEEDDDNEGRGRFLSERAPNPQVARPREVIPDSLDQVEVPEAEVNNRRPQNFQTRGRGNRRGGRFFHRGGFRGRGRGGFPSNGNLRSLGDDGMRYHQDQPSMNNGPPSAPTKILINPHFKGPRPLLKTPTHFEPEEPFRQFPPPSNNPAPSGPGYQQYNNPPLLPPPQPYHEPPRAYPEQPPPYHPPQHRQPPPQDWVHAEPFYPGRPHHPDFSNSGRPPTHRPPLLQPPLQQQQQQPPYGGPPARGPYSGPQHRPPPPHQQYPPAYQQQAPPPSHQLPPYAQPPPQHSYQQPPPPMNYPPPPAQPSYPMHSQPPHMGPQAPYYDQHNSMSAPPPMYTAPPPAPLLLPPVKDDFRPSIFLTERLDRRRSRSRSRSPYYDRYRRRSRSRSRSYSPPRRYRDDLRREKLPPRRISPEPLRKPVSRQHSPPPPLMRKRESTPPPRRASNPEEAAYLRAIEKQKQERETVLKMKAIKRKLEIEKKKRDGDKPEVASPEKVAPGPSKESPQKVSPVAEAQSTKILLKPKIKVIKKMEGQEPTRKISLVTSSPTVDEPLVSRALSKNGEDSAVRRIVASKKDIVSSVLRGAEGPSMDQSYSKKIIKKSVVITKPASQAGLSSTSEDRVSLVSANHQMRLAVTKTAKQVMASGIVVAIENIPSATTPDTLKKMGMGLGLKAIRMKKLGTHQTAQMVFSTREGAEKFVKQNQRKVLDLSVIDLKIL, translated from the exons ATGTCTGACTTTGA GGACGATGTTTTAAACAGCGATGCGGATCTGGACTACGAAGTGTGCGAGGAAGATGAGGAGGCACTGCTTGCTGATGACCAG AGCACGAGAAATAACCAGGTAACGGACGCAAGGGAACGCATTATGCAGCGGTCCATCAGCAAAAGCAGCAAAGCCGAAGAGGACTGGGACGAAGAAGAGGAAGACGACGATAATGAGGGCAGGGGCAGGTTTCTATCAGAAAGAGCCCCCAACCCTCAGGTGGCTCGACCTAGAGAGGTCATTCCCGATTCTTTGGATCAAGTGGAAGTCCCAGAGGCTGAAGTGAACAACCGACGGccgcaaaattttcaaaccagAGGCAGAGGAAACCGAAGGGGAGGACGATTTTTCCACCGAGGAGGCTTCCG TGGAAGAGGAAGGGGTGGCTTTCCCAGCAATGGCAACCTCAGAAGTCTCGGTGATGATGGAATGAGATACCACCAAGACCAACCATCGATGAATAACGGCCCTCCGTCAGCCCCGACCAAAATTCTTATAAACCCTCATTTTAAAGGACCCCGGCCGCTTTTAAAGACAC CCACTCACTTTGAACCTGAGGAGCCGTTCAGGCAGTTTCCGCCTCCGTCAAATAATCCAGCGCCTTCAGGACCAGGATATCAACAATACAACAACCCTCCACTCCTTCCGCCACCTCAGCCATATCATGAG CCCCCGCGTGCGTATCCAGAGCAGCCGCCCCCGTACCACCCTCCGCAACACAGGCAGCCGCCTCCACAGGACTGGGTGCACGCAGAGCCGTTCTATCCAGGCCGGCCGCACCATCCAGACTTCTCAAACTCGGGCCGGCCACCGACGCACAGGCCGCCCCTGCTGCAACCTCCTctgcaacaacagcagcagcagcctccgTACGGCGGGCCGCCTGCAAGGGGCCCGTACTCTGGACCGCAGCACAGACCACCTccgcctcatcagcagtacccACCAGCCTATCAACAACAGGCGCCGCCGCCCTCGCACCAGCTGCCCCCGTACGCTCAGCCACCGCCGCAGCACTCGTACCAGCAGCCGCCTCCACCGATGAACTACCCCCCTCCCCCTGCACAGCCTTCGTACCCTATGCACAGCCAGCCACCACACATG GGACCTCAAGCGCCATACTACGATCAGCACAACTCCATGTCGGCGCCGCCACCAATGTACACAGCACCTCCTCCAGCGCCGCTGCTTCTTCCTCCTGTCAAGGATGATTTTCGGCCATCGATCTTTCTTACCG aGAGGCTAGACCGAAGACGTTCAAGGTCAAGGTCCAGGTCACCATACTACGACCGCTACCGCAGAAGGTCCAGGTCCAGGTCTCGATCCTACTCTCCCCCTCGAAGATACAGAGATGATTTACGCCGAGAAAAACTTCCCCCAAGAAGAATCTCGCCGGAACCACTCAGGAAGCCAGTTAGCAGACAG cattCACCTCCGCCGCCACTGATGCGTAAGCGAGAGTCGACCCCTCCTCCTCGGAGGGCGTCAAATCCGGAGGAAGCCGCCTACCTGCGAGCCATCGAAAAGCAGAAGCAAGAGCGAGAAACGGTCCTCAAGATGAAGGCGATCAAGAGGAAGCTGGAGATCGAGAAGAAGAAGCGGGACGGAGACAAGCCGGAGGTTGCGTCGCCAGAGAAGGTTGCACCAGGACCATCGAAGGAGTCGCCGCAAAAGGTCTCTCCCGTCGCTGAGGCGCAATCGACGAAGATCCTActgaaaccaaaaattaaag ttattAAAAAGATGGAAGGGCAAGAACCGACCAGAAAGATTTCCCTGGTTACGAGCAGCCCGACTGTTGACGAGCCTTTGGTTTCACGA gcTCTGAGTAAAAACGGAGAAGATTCTGCTGTGCGGCGGATTGTCGCGTCAAAGAAAGATATAGTTTCTTCAGTTCTGCGAGGTGCCGAGGGCCCGTCGATGGATCAGTCGTACTCGAAGAAAATCATCAAGAAGTCCGTGGTGATCACCAAGCCCGCCAGCCAGGCTGGCCTCTCTTCG ACGTCTGAAGATCGCGTTTCTCTCGTGTCGGCCAACCACCAAATGCGGCTGGCTGTGACCAAAACAGCAAAGCAGGTCATGGCCAGCGGAATTGTCGTGGCGATCGAAAATATTCCTTCCGCCACGACTCCTGATACTCTGAAAAAGATGGGCATGGGGCTGGGTTTGAAG GCTATCAGAATGAAGAAGCTGGGGACGCATCAGACTGCTCAAATGGTTTTCTCGACCAGAGAGGGCGCGGAGAAATTTGTCAAGCAAAACCAGAGAAAGGTGCTCGACCTCTCTGTCATAGACTTAAAAATTCTATGA
- the PGS1 gene encoding CDP-diacylglycerol--glycerol-3-phosphate 3-phosphatidyltransferase, mitochondrial isoform X1 translates to MQVKQEDIMRLFTAVAGAASRASGVWRQSFEWLEAEAPKFSLSGSQVRVLRSPSEFYETLLERSRNAHRRVTLASLYLGTGPLAARLAETLNARMQEAPSLRLRVLLDFTRASRGELNSRTLLLPLRAKGGQVALYHTPELRGLVRMLLPQRWNEVVGLQHMKIYLFDDSVIVSGANLSDDYFTNRQDRYVLIDDCPSLSNFLDGLVSTVSDFSFQLTQDNQTVLAPNWKFHPFNSPRSKFVDAAGQHVSTFYQQWLRQSAADTTQLDTVIYPLIEMRQLGVGNDCRVTKRLIASAPANACVTLSTGYFNLTDEYSKCVIDSGADFDILMAHPSANGFLGARGAAGGIPHAYTLLAHRFRLKLAALGQQLRVRLREYQRQDWTYHAKGLWYQHQPDIKPEMTLIGSPNFGERSTVRDLELQLILATTNEGLKSQLTEEVQDLKMSTTVFPENLDVAQRSTPLWVRMVVFLCKKFF, encoded by the exons ATGCAG gtcaAACAGGAAGATATTATGCGATTGTTCACGGCCGTCGCGGGAGCCGCCTCCAGGGCCTCGGGGGTGTGGAGGCAGTCGTTTGAGTGGCTGGAGGCGGAGGCGCCAAAATTCAGCCTGAGCGGGTCTCAGGTGCGAGTGTTGCGATCTCCGAGCGAATTTTATGAAACGCTGCTCGAGCGCAGCCGAAACGCCCACCGCAGGGTCACCCTGGCCTCCCTGTACCTTGGCACGGGACCCCTGGCTGCCCGGCTGGCCGAGACCCTGAACGCCAGGATGCAGGAGGCGCCTTCCCTGCGACTCAGGGTGCTGCTCGACTTCACCCGGGCGTCAAGAGGCGAGCTCAATTCGCGCACGCTGCTCCTGCCCCTCAGGGCCAAGGGCGGCCAGGTCGCTCTCTACCACACACCTGAGCTCAGGGGCCTTGTTCGAATGCTGTTGCCgcag CGCTGGAACGAAGTGGTCGGTCTGCAGCACATGAAAATCTACCTCTTTGACGACAGCGTGATCGTCAGCGGGGCGAACTTAAGCGACGACTACTTCACCAACAGGCAAGACCGCTACGTGCTCATCGACGACTGTCCCTCCCTGAGCAATTTCTTGGACGGCTTGGTCTCCACCGTGTCAGATTTTTCGTTTCAGCTGACACAGGACAATCAGACCGTCCTGGCTCCAAATTGGAAATTCCACCCGTTCAAT TCCCCGCGATCAAAGTTCGTCGATGCCGCGGGACAGCACGTGTCCACATTCTACCAACAGTGGCTGCGACAAAGTGCCGCGGACACGACTCAATTGGACACGGTGATTTACCCTCTGATCGAAATGAGGCAGTTGGGGGTGGGCAACGACTGCAGAGTCACCAAGAGACTGATCGCGTCCGCGCCGGCCAACGCCTGCGTGACCCTCTCCACGGGCTACTTCAACCTGACGGACGAGTATTCGAAATGCGTCATTGACTCTGGCGCCGACTTTGACATTCTTATGGCCCACCCGAGTGCAAACGGATTCCTTGGCGCCAGGGGAGCCGCAGGAGGGATTCCGCACGCCTACACGCTGCTCGCACACAGATTCAGACTGAAATTGGCGGCGCTTGGACAGCAG tTAAGAGTGCGGCTGCGAGAATATCAGCGGCAGGACTGGACGTACCACGCCAAAGGACTGTGGTACCAACACCAGCCGGATATTAAGCCAGAAATGACCCTAATCGGATCACCGAATTTTGGCGAGCGATCGACAGTGCGCGATTTGGAGCTGCAGCTCATTCTGGCCACGACTAATGAAGGACTGAAATCGCAACTGACAGAGGAGGTTCAAGATTTGAAAATGAGCACGACTGTCTTTCCTGAAAACCTCGACGTGGCACAACGAAGCACGCCCCTCTGGGTTCGAATGGTTGTGTTTTTGTGCAAGAAGttcttttag
- the PGS1 gene encoding CDP-diacylglycerol--glycerol-3-phosphate 3-phosphatidyltransferase, mitochondrial isoform X2 yields MRLFTAVAGAASRASGVWRQSFEWLEAEAPKFSLSGSQVRVLRSPSEFYETLLERSRNAHRRVTLASLYLGTGPLAARLAETLNARMQEAPSLRLRVLLDFTRASRGELNSRTLLLPLRAKGGQVALYHTPELRGLVRMLLPQRWNEVVGLQHMKIYLFDDSVIVSGANLSDDYFTNRQDRYVLIDDCPSLSNFLDGLVSTVSDFSFQLTQDNQTVLAPNWKFHPFNSPRSKFVDAAGQHVSTFYQQWLRQSAADTTQLDTVIYPLIEMRQLGVGNDCRVTKRLIASAPANACVTLSTGYFNLTDEYSKCVIDSGADFDILMAHPSANGFLGARGAAGGIPHAYTLLAHRFRLKLAALGQQLRVRLREYQRQDWTYHAKGLWYQHQPDIKPEMTLIGSPNFGERSTVRDLELQLILATTNEGLKSQLTEEVQDLKMSTTVFPENLDVAQRSTPLWVRMVVFLCKKFF; encoded by the exons ATGCGATTGTTCACGGCCGTCGCGGGAGCCGCCTCCAGGGCCTCGGGGGTGTGGAGGCAGTCGTTTGAGTGGCTGGAGGCGGAGGCGCCAAAATTCAGCCTGAGCGGGTCTCAGGTGCGAGTGTTGCGATCTCCGAGCGAATTTTATGAAACGCTGCTCGAGCGCAGCCGAAACGCCCACCGCAGGGTCACCCTGGCCTCCCTGTACCTTGGCACGGGACCCCTGGCTGCCCGGCTGGCCGAGACCCTGAACGCCAGGATGCAGGAGGCGCCTTCCCTGCGACTCAGGGTGCTGCTCGACTTCACCCGGGCGTCAAGAGGCGAGCTCAATTCGCGCACGCTGCTCCTGCCCCTCAGGGCCAAGGGCGGCCAGGTCGCTCTCTACCACACACCTGAGCTCAGGGGCCTTGTTCGAATGCTGTTGCCgcag CGCTGGAACGAAGTGGTCGGTCTGCAGCACATGAAAATCTACCTCTTTGACGACAGCGTGATCGTCAGCGGGGCGAACTTAAGCGACGACTACTTCACCAACAGGCAAGACCGCTACGTGCTCATCGACGACTGTCCCTCCCTGAGCAATTTCTTGGACGGCTTGGTCTCCACCGTGTCAGATTTTTCGTTTCAGCTGACACAGGACAATCAGACCGTCCTGGCTCCAAATTGGAAATTCCACCCGTTCAAT TCCCCGCGATCAAAGTTCGTCGATGCCGCGGGACAGCACGTGTCCACATTCTACCAACAGTGGCTGCGACAAAGTGCCGCGGACACGACTCAATTGGACACGGTGATTTACCCTCTGATCGAAATGAGGCAGTTGGGGGTGGGCAACGACTGCAGAGTCACCAAGAGACTGATCGCGTCCGCGCCGGCCAACGCCTGCGTGACCCTCTCCACGGGCTACTTCAACCTGACGGACGAGTATTCGAAATGCGTCATTGACTCTGGCGCCGACTTTGACATTCTTATGGCCCACCCGAGTGCAAACGGATTCCTTGGCGCCAGGGGAGCCGCAGGAGGGATTCCGCACGCCTACACGCTGCTCGCACACAGATTCAGACTGAAATTGGCGGCGCTTGGACAGCAG tTAAGAGTGCGGCTGCGAGAATATCAGCGGCAGGACTGGACGTACCACGCCAAAGGACTGTGGTACCAACACCAGCCGGATATTAAGCCAGAAATGACCCTAATCGGATCACCGAATTTTGGCGAGCGATCGACAGTGCGCGATTTGGAGCTGCAGCTCATTCTGGCCACGACTAATGAAGGACTGAAATCGCAACTGACAGAGGAGGTTCAAGATTTGAAAATGAGCACGACTGTCTTTCCTGAAAACCTCGACGTGGCACAACGAAGCACGCCCCTCTGGGTTCGAATGGTTGTGTTTTTGTGCAAGAAGttcttttag